In a genomic window of Sutcliffiella sp. FSL R7-0096:
- a CDS encoding glycosyl hydrolase family 18 protein — translation MQLRRKRILYILVLLVIVSTIAIYWTTSTKTVTTNLPTEKESEAVEKVVDNPPEITSFSHSPEEKEDSVVSGDVELLVEAKDDNEISKVEFYSSNGDYLIGEKTEAPYTINWATDPWVENGEQILKVVVYDSAGQKAEATKKVTVENQEEMDAEYKMVGYYAGWASYSGFHVTDIDASKLTHINYAFANISEDGKIVVGDPATDHENFKQLQQLKKQHPHLKTMISVGGWTWSKNFSDAAASEESRARFAESVRLFMLEHGFDGVDLDWEYPVSGGHPDNVNRPEDKRNYTLLLKKIRETLNEQEKKDGKEYLLTIAAGASKSHAANMELSELHRYVDYIQLMTYDINGEWDELTGLNAPLYPDPNSAFSWQWSVQDGIETYMESGVPADKLVMGLPFYGRVFHDADAANNGLYQSFNGGTSFSYSKLYSDYINKNGFERYWLEDTEVPILYDGNTFISYDDEESIVKKTEFLKTNGLGGAMMWELSQDPDRVLLERIYTELSR, via the coding sequence ATGCAACTTAGACGGAAGCGTATATTATATATTTTGGTTCTCCTTGTTATAGTAAGTACAATAGCTATATATTGGACAACTTCTACTAAAACAGTAACTACTAATTTACCTACAGAAAAGGAATCAGAAGCAGTGGAGAAAGTGGTAGACAACCCACCCGAGATTACTAGCTTCAGCCATTCTCCTGAAGAGAAGGAAGATTCGGTTGTCAGTGGTGATGTGGAGCTTCTTGTAGAAGCAAAGGATGACAACGAAATAAGTAAGGTTGAATTTTATTCTAGTAATGGAGATTACTTAATCGGCGAAAAGACAGAAGCGCCTTACACTATCAATTGGGCAACCGATCCCTGGGTAGAAAACGGGGAGCAGATACTTAAAGTCGTTGTATATGATAGCGCTGGACAAAAGGCGGAAGCAACGAAAAAAGTCACTGTGGAAAATCAAGAAGAAATGGACGCAGAATATAAAATGGTCGGCTATTATGCCGGATGGGCCAGTTATTCCGGATTCCACGTCACCGACATTGATGCAAGCAAATTAACACATATCAACTACGCATTTGCTAATATATCAGAAGATGGAAAAATAGTAGTGGGCGACCCAGCAACCGATCATGAAAACTTCAAGCAACTACAACAGCTAAAGAAGCAGCACCCCCATTTAAAAACGATGATTTCTGTTGGCGGATGGACTTGGTCGAAGAATTTCTCCGACGCTGCAGCTTCAGAAGAGTCTAGAGCCAGGTTTGCAGAAAGTGTTCGACTATTTATGTTAGAACATGGTTTTGATGGAGTCGATTTGGACTGGGAGTACCCGGTAAGTGGGGGACATCCTGATAATGTGAACCGGCCTGAGGATAAGCGTAATTATACACTTTTACTTAAAAAGATTAGGGAAACCTTGAACGAGCAAGAAAAGAAGGATGGTAAAGAGTATTTGTTAACAATTGCTGCAGGGGCGAGTAAGTCTCACGCAGCAAACATGGAGCTATCGGAACTTCATCGATATGTCGATTATATTCAGTTGATGACCTATGACATCAATGGGGAATGGGATGAATTAACCGGTTTGAATGCGCCATTGTATCCAGATCCTAATAGTGCGTTCAGTTGGCAATGGAGTGTGCAAGACGGCATAGAAACCTATATGGAAAGTGGTGTGCCGGCAGATAAGCTTGTTATGGGATTGCCTTTTTACGGTAGGGTGTTCCATGATGCAGATGCTGCTAACAACGGCTTGTATCAGTCGTTCAATGGAGGTACATCGTTTAGCTATTCCAAGCTTTATTCGGATTACATCAATAAGAACGGCTTTGAACGTTACTGGTTAGAAGATACAGAGGTACCGATTCTTTATGATGGCAATACGTTCATCAGTTATGATGATGAAGAATCGATAGTAAAAAAAACCGAATTTCTGAAAACTAATGGACTTGGTGGAGCGATGATGTGGGAATTAAGTCAAGATCCTGATAGAGTATTATTGGAACGAATATATACAGAATTGAGTAGATAA
- a CDS encoding BrxA/BrxB family bacilliredoxin, translated as MNIDFNMFMNDVVRTAREEMDNAGYEQLRTVEDVEEAFARKGTTLVMVNSVCGCAGGIARPAATHAVHYDKRPTHLVTVFAGQDKEATEKAREYFEGYPPSSPSFALLKDGEIVTMVERHEIEGHAPMSVITKLQGYFEDHCEEL; from the coding sequence ATGAATATCGATTTTAATATGTTTATGAATGATGTTGTTCGAACTGCCAGAGAAGAGATGGATAACGCTGGATATGAGCAACTTAGAACGGTTGAAGATGTAGAAGAAGCATTTGCGCGTAAAGGGACGACACTTGTAATGGTGAACTCTGTTTGCGGTTGTGCAGGCGGCATCGCTCGTCCAGCTGCAACGCATGCGGTGCATTATGACAAGCGTCCAACACACTTGGTTACTGTGTTCGCTGGGCAAGATAAAGAAGCGACGGAGAAAGCACGTGAATATTTCGAAGGTTACCCACCATCCTCTCCTTCTTTTGCCTTATTAAAAGATGGTGAAATTGTAACGATGGTAGAAAGACACGAAATCGAAGGCCATGCGCCAATGTCAGTTATCACAAAGCTACAAGGGTATTTTGAAGATCATTGTGAAGAGCTTTAA
- the metE gene encoding 5-methyltetrahydropteroyltriglutamate--homocysteine S-methyltransferase: MTNTLSSNLGYPRIGEKREWKKSLEQFWAGNLDKDVFVRQMKELRLQFLKKQKDLGIDLIPTGDFSLYDHVLDTAVMFGLVPKRFEYQGGTVPLQTYFAIARGAENAVASEMTKWFNTNYHYIVPELEDALPCLVENRPLQYYKEAKQKLGIKGKPVILGPISFVKLAKGYDKSQFQAVVERFIPLYAEILRELQEEDVEWVQIDEPILSTTISTEEIALFHDVYQKLYEAAPSLNVILQTYFEGVDHYKEIISLPVKGIGLDFVHDQGQNLAALKRDGFPKDKVLAAGIIDGRNIWRTDLEDTFSILEEISKVVTESNLIVQPSSSLLHVPVTVQNEETIDDSLKGALSFADEKLKEVAVLAKGFQDGKETIQDEIASSARAIQTLKSYSSRNNIEVQKKIRNLNDYKAERRSTYGVRQKLQEDAFQLPLLPTTTIGSFPQTQEVIKQRQKWRKSNLTDFEYGEFIESEIKKWIHIQEEIDLDVLVHGEFERTDMVEYFGEKLAGFQFTKFGWVQSYGSRCVKPPIIFGDVSFQAPMTIKETLFAQSLTDKPVKGMLTGPITILNWSFVRNDIPRDDVANQIALSLRKEVEFLEGNGIRMIQVDEPALREGLPLKKEKWDAYLNAAVYSFKLATSSVQDETQIHTHMCYSDFEDIIDAIKALDADVISIETSRSHGSLIHSFEENTYDNGIGLGVYDIHSPRVPHLDEIRSNIDRALQVLDPKQFWINPDCGLKTRGLEETVASLKVMVQAAKQTRESLLVKER, from the coding sequence ATGACTAACACTTTAAGTTCAAATCTTGGATATCCACGAATTGGGGAAAAACGCGAATGGAAAAAGTCTCTTGAACAATTTTGGGCAGGTAATTTAGATAAAGATGTGTTTGTGAGACAAATGAAGGAATTACGCCTTCAATTTCTGAAAAAGCAAAAGGATCTAGGCATCGATTTAATCCCCACCGGTGACTTCAGTCTATATGACCATGTACTTGACACAGCAGTGATGTTTGGCCTTGTGCCCAAGCGATTTGAATACCAAGGTGGTACGGTGCCCCTGCAGACCTATTTCGCTATAGCCAGAGGTGCAGAAAATGCGGTTGCATCTGAAATGACTAAATGGTTTAACACAAATTATCACTATATTGTTCCTGAGTTGGAGGATGCTCTTCCCTGCTTAGTGGAAAACCGCCCCCTTCAATATTATAAGGAAGCTAAACAAAAGCTCGGAATTAAAGGAAAGCCCGTGATCTTAGGCCCTATCTCCTTTGTAAAATTGGCCAAAGGCTATGATAAAAGTCAGTTTCAAGCAGTTGTTGAGCGATTTATTCCTTTATATGCAGAGATTTTAAGAGAATTGCAGGAGGAAGATGTAGAATGGGTGCAAATCGATGAACCGATTCTATCTACAACCATCTCTACAGAAGAAATTGCATTATTTCACGATGTCTATCAAAAACTGTATGAAGCAGCACCATCTCTAAATGTGATACTACAAACCTACTTTGAAGGAGTAGATCACTATAAAGAAATAATTTCTCTTCCTGTAAAAGGAATAGGTCTGGATTTTGTACATGATCAAGGTCAAAATCTTGCTGCACTAAAGAGGGACGGGTTTCCAAAAGATAAAGTCCTTGCAGCGGGTATCATTGATGGTCGTAATATTTGGCGTACAGACCTTGAAGATACTTTTTCCATTCTGGAAGAGATTTCAAAGGTAGTAACGGAAAGCAATCTTATTGTGCAACCTTCTTCAAGCTTATTACACGTGCCTGTCACGGTGCAAAATGAAGAAACAATTGATGATTCATTAAAAGGTGCACTCTCATTTGCTGATGAAAAATTAAAAGAAGTAGCAGTGCTTGCAAAAGGTTTTCAAGATGGAAAAGAAACCATCCAGGATGAAATTGCATCATCCGCCAGGGCGATTCAAACATTAAAAAGTTATTCCAGCCGTAATAATATCGAGGTCCAAAAAAAGATTCGTAATTTAAATGATTATAAAGCTGAACGCAGATCTACATATGGTGTTCGCCAAAAATTGCAAGAAGATGCTTTTCAGTTACCGCTTTTACCGACTACGACGATTGGCAGCTTCCCTCAAACACAGGAAGTAATAAAACAAAGGCAAAAATGGAGAAAATCTAATTTAACTGACTTTGAATATGGAGAATTCATAGAGTCTGAAATAAAAAAGTGGATTCACATCCAAGAGGAAATCGACCTTGATGTTTTAGTGCACGGAGAGTTCGAACGAACCGATATGGTGGAATATTTCGGAGAAAAATTAGCTGGTTTTCAGTTTACGAAATTTGGTTGGGTTCAGTCGTATGGATCAAGATGCGTAAAACCGCCAATCATTTTTGGTGATGTCTCATTCCAAGCCCCAATGACCATAAAAGAAACTTTATTTGCCCAATCATTGACTGACAAGCCAGTAAAAGGAATGCTGACCGGACCTATTACCATATTAAACTGGTCTTTTGTTCGAAATGATATTCCACGGGATGATGTGGCAAACCAAATAGCACTTTCTCTTCGGAAAGAGGTAGAGTTCCTTGAAGGAAATGGTATTAGGATGATTCAAGTGGATGAACCAGCTCTTCGTGAAGGTCTTCCATTGAAAAAGGAAAAATGGGATGCCTATTTAAATGCAGCGGTTTATTCGTTCAAACTTGCAACATCTTCAGTCCAGGATGAAACACAAATCCATACTCATATGTGTTATTCGGATTTTGAAGATATTATCGATGCGATAAAAGCACTCGATGCCGATGTTATCTCCATAGAAACCTCCAGAAGTCATGGCTCACTCATCCATTCTTTTGAGGAAAATACGTATGACAATGGCATAGGACTTGGGGTATATGACATTCATAGTCCAAGGGTCCCTCATCTAGATGAGATAAGGAGCAACATTGACCGAGCCCTTCAAGTGCTTGACCCAAAGCAGTTCTGGATCAATCCGGATTGTGGTTTAAAGACTCGCGGTTTGGAAGAGACGGTCGCTTCCCTTAAAGTGATGGTTCAAGCTGCCAAACAAACTAGAGAAAGTCTGTTGGTTAAAGAGCGATAA
- the meaB gene encoding methylmalonyl Co-A mutase-associated GTPase MeaB → MSKERKPRKKVLKKEERSTADIISGIHKGVRSDLAQAITLVESNATRHFHKSQEIIQEIMPSTGHSVRIGISGVPGAGKSTFIEAFGLYLCEQGHKVAVLAVDPSSSKTGGSILGDKTRMEQLARHPQAFIRPSPSSGTLGGVHRKTRESILLCEAAGYDVILVETVGVGQSEAIVRDMVDFFLLLVLTGAGDELQGMKKGIMELVDSIVVNKADGDNKARAERTAHEYRQILHFLQPATEGWETKAFTCSALHNQGIDHTWKLINKFVEVTKASEQFEYRRKEQKRSWFYTSLKDQLEMLFFGDEDITSNLPLIEKQISTDELSVSAGVNRLMQIYKRNEKGR, encoded by the coding sequence ATGAGTAAAGAGCGCAAACCTCGAAAAAAGGTGCTTAAAAAGGAAGAGCGGAGTACAGCGGATATCATTTCAGGTATCCATAAAGGAGTCCGTTCTGACCTTGCTCAAGCCATCACGCTTGTGGAAAGCAATGCAACACGACATTTTCATAAAAGTCAGGAAATCATTCAGGAGATTATGCCATCCACTGGGCACTCTGTTCGAATAGGAATAAGCGGTGTACCAGGTGCAGGAAAGAGCACCTTTATTGAAGCATTCGGGTTGTATTTGTGCGAGCAGGGCCATAAAGTGGCCGTGCTTGCAGTTGATCCGAGCAGTTCCAAGACAGGTGGTAGTATCCTAGGGGACAAAACGAGGATGGAACAACTCGCAAGGCATCCGCAGGCGTTCATCCGTCCCTCCCCTTCAAGTGGCACATTAGGTGGAGTTCATCGAAAGACAAGGGAAAGCATTCTTTTATGTGAAGCAGCAGGGTATGATGTGATTTTAGTGGAGACTGTTGGAGTCGGACAGAGCGAAGCCATTGTGCGAGATATGGTAGATTTCTTTTTACTGCTTGTTCTAACAGGTGCAGGCGATGAGCTGCAAGGAATGAAAAAGGGCATTATGGAGCTTGTTGATTCGATTGTGGTGAACAAAGCGGATGGAGATAATAAAGCAAGAGCCGAGAGGACCGCACATGAATATAGACAAATCCTTCATTTCCTTCAGCCTGCAACAGAAGGATGGGAAACGAAGGCATTTACATGTTCGGCGCTGCATAATCAGGGAATTGATCATACATGGAAACTGATTAACAAATTTGTTGAGGTGACCAAAGCTTCAGAGCAGTTCGAATATAGGAGAAAAGAACAAAAACGGAGCTGGTTCTACACTTCTTTAAAGGACCAGCTAGAAATGCTTTTCTTTGGGGATGAAGATATCACATCAAATTTACCTCTGATAGAAAAGCAGATAAGTACGGACGAGCTCTCTGTCTCAGCAGGTGTGAATAGACTGATGCAAATTTATAAGAGAAATGAAAAGGGAAGATGA
- the scpA gene encoding methylmalonyl-CoA mutase, with the protein MKPDFSTRTLNKQAAITQTVPLSNEAVEELFYETNEQIKLKSHYTQEDLCGADHLGTLPGIAPYLRGPYPTMYVNRPWTIRQYAGFSTAEESNAFYRRNLEMGQKGLSVAFDLATHRGYDSDHPRVEGDVGKAGVAIDSILDMKVLFDGIPLDKMSVSMTMNGAVLPIMAFYIVTAEEQGVSPEKLSGTIQNDILKEYMVRNTYIYPPEMSMRIIGDIFAYTSRYMPKFNSISISGYHMQEAGAPADIELAYTLADGIEYVRTGLEAGIDIDKFAPRLSFFWAIGMNFFMEVAKMRAARFIWAKMMKEFLPQNPKSMALRTHSQTSGWSLTEQDPFNNVTRTCIEALAAANGHTQSLHTNALDEAIALPTDFSARIARNTQLYLQEETEITKVIDPWAGSYYVETLTKELIDKAWAHIEEIEELGGMAKAIETGLPKMRIEEASARRQAKIDSGKESIIGVNKYRLDKEDMAIDVLDIDNAEVRKKQILRLQELRENRDEMEVVSALEALSDAARTGKGNLLELAVDAARVRASLGEISDAIEKVANRHRAVIRSISGVYSSEFSNEEEMKAVKDKIEEFLELEGRRPRIMIAKMGQDGHDRGAKVISTAFADLGFDVDIGPLFQTPAETALQAVENDVHVIGISSLAAGHKTLLPQLVEELKKLNREDIIVVIGGVIPAQDYEFLYSKGASAIFGPGTVIPRAAEKVLEEIYERLGYEEVEETHE; encoded by the coding sequence ATGAAGCCTGATTTTTCAACGAGAACACTGAACAAACAAGCTGCGATTACCCAAACCGTGCCACTGTCCAATGAAGCGGTGGAAGAATTATTTTATGAAACAAATGAACAGATCAAATTAAAGTCCCATTACACGCAGGAAGATTTGTGTGGTGCCGACCACCTGGGAACTCTTCCAGGAATCGCCCCGTATTTGCGTGGACCTTACCCGACGATGTATGTTAATAGACCTTGGACGATACGTCAGTATGCTGGTTTCTCGACAGCGGAAGAGAGCAATGCTTTTTATAGAAGAAACCTGGAAATGGGGCAAAAGGGGTTGTCGGTTGCCTTTGACCTTGCGACACATCGTGGCTATGATTCCGATCACCCCCGTGTTGAAGGGGATGTTGGGAAAGCTGGTGTGGCCATTGATTCCATTCTCGATATGAAGGTTCTTTTTGATGGTATTCCTTTGGATAAGATGTCCGTATCGATGACGATGAATGGGGCGGTTTTACCGATTATGGCCTTTTACATCGTTACAGCTGAGGAACAAGGGGTTAGTCCAGAGAAGCTTTCCGGGACGATACAAAATGATATTTTAAAAGAGTATATGGTGCGTAATACGTACATCTATCCTCCTGAGATGTCCATGAGAATCATTGGAGATATTTTTGCTTACACGTCCCGATATATGCCGAAGTTCAATAGTATCAGTATTTCAGGATACCATATGCAAGAAGCAGGGGCACCGGCGGATATTGAGCTTGCCTATACGCTTGCAGATGGTATCGAATATGTAAGAACAGGTCTTGAAGCAGGCATTGATATTGATAAATTTGCACCGAGACTTTCTTTTTTCTGGGCAATCGGCATGAACTTCTTCATGGAAGTAGCGAAAATGCGGGCCGCTAGATTTATCTGGGCCAAGATGATGAAGGAATTCTTACCACAGAATCCGAAGTCCATGGCATTAAGGACCCATTCTCAAACATCTGGATGGAGCTTGACTGAACAGGATCCATTTAATAATGTGACACGTACTTGCATTGAGGCACTAGCTGCTGCCAATGGTCATACGCAGTCCTTGCATACCAACGCATTGGATGAAGCGATTGCGTTACCAACGGACTTTTCCGCCCGTATTGCCCGTAATACACAATTGTATTTGCAAGAGGAAACGGAAATTACAAAAGTCATTGATCCTTGGGCCGGTTCGTATTATGTGGAAACATTGACGAAAGAACTGATTGATAAAGCTTGGGCACATATTGAGGAAATTGAAGAGCTTGGTGGCATGGCAAAAGCGATCGAAACAGGCTTGCCGAAGATGAGAATTGAAGAAGCTTCAGCACGTCGCCAAGCAAAAATTGATTCAGGAAAAGAATCTATCATTGGTGTGAACAAGTATCGCCTCGATAAAGAGGATATGGCAATTGATGTCCTTGATATTGATAATGCCGAGGTTCGTAAAAAGCAGATCCTACGTTTGCAAGAGCTCCGTGAAAACAGAGATGAAATGGAAGTGGTATCAGCTCTTGAAGCACTTTCAGATGCGGCTAGAACAGGGAAAGGCAATCTGCTGGAGCTAGCCGTGGATGCTGCCCGCGTGCGTGCAAGTCTGGGAGAAATATCTGATGCCATTGAAAAGGTAGCCAATCGCCATCGTGCTGTCATCCGTTCTATCAGCGGCGTGTACAGCAGTGAATTCTCCAATGAGGAGGAGATGAAGGCCGTGAAGGATAAGATTGAGGAATTCCTAGAGCTCGAAGGAAGAAGACCAAGGATCATGATCGCTAAAATGGGTCAGGATGGTCATGACAGAGGGGCAAAAGTCATTTCCACCGCGTTCGCCGACCTTGGATTTGATGTGGATATCGGGCCTCTTTTTCAAACACCAGCAGAAACAGCGCTGCAAGCAGTGGAAAATGACGTGCACGTTATCGGTATCAGTTCCCTTGCTGCCGGGCATAAAACACTTCTTCCACAACTCGTAGAGGAGTTAAAGAAGTTGAACCGCGAAGACATCATCGTTGTAATTGGGGGGGTAATTCCAGCACAGGATTATGAATTCCTATATAGTAAAGGCGCTTCGGCTATTTTCGGACCTGGAACGGTCATCCCGAGGGCGGCCGAAAAGGTCCTGGAGGAAATCTACGAACGCCTTGGTTATGAGGAAGTGGAAGAGACGCATGAGTAA
- a CDS encoding methylmalonyl-CoA mutase subunit beta: MSKLKEMKNNSFPKVTMEEWVEQAEKALKGKPVSKLHTHTYEGIVRKPVYIEEDRTDHASKQLIKKSDWTVSQQLYASTSFEELNVQLKQEVERGLQSIHFATYPSKESNALIIKDQTDLITLFSDIPLNDIAIQIHAGPSATTFINALIDSGKETKKLHGIIGADPVGELAATGTLNQPLEKYFDEMKSNIEWKVNNAPYLKTVWVQSYPYHNGGCNAVQELAAAMATAVEYLQGLMNRGLSIEEASQEIAFSFPVGSDFFMELSKLRAARMIWANIVEAFGGDEKAQKMMVHATTSMFTKSNLDPFVNMLRTTTEAFSAAIGGADSINVDSYQQGDDAFSRRIARNTHYILKEESFLSKVVDPAAGSYYVENLTNQLAEEAWELFQELDKLGGIVEALRTNFLQDRIAEVKEKRLKDVQSRKKVLVGTNMYANLQEELKWQIITEHVNGNEHAQVKVHAIQPLRLSEAFESLRYQAQVYQEKKATSPKVTLINLGSLATHKPRTDFASGFFQVGGLQPVVSPSFEEAKAIVEWVSDRNITGYVCICGSDETYEELLHAAVMAVNSPNRKVLVAGLPEEARQKELQEIGISDFIHMRSNCYEQLVKIHQEMGLTDNEA; the protein is encoded by the coding sequence ATGAGTAAATTGAAAGAGATGAAGAACAATAGTTTCCCAAAAGTGACAATGGAAGAATGGGTTGAACAGGCGGAGAAGGCGTTGAAGGGGAAACCTGTTTCCAAGCTCCATACCCATACATATGAAGGCATTGTACGGAAACCGGTATATATAGAAGAGGATAGAACTGACCATGCATCCAAACAATTAATAAAAAAGTCTGATTGGACAGTCAGCCAACAACTATATGCTTCTACTTCATTTGAGGAATTAAATGTTCAATTGAAACAGGAAGTAGAAAGAGGTTTGCAATCCATTCATTTTGCAACGTATCCATCAAAGGAGTCCAATGCTTTAATTATAAAAGATCAAACAGACCTCATAACATTATTTAGTGATATCCCATTGAATGACATAGCTATCCAAATACATGCGGGACCCAGCGCAACAACATTCATCAATGCGTTGATCGATAGCGGGAAGGAAACAAAAAAACTACATGGAATCATTGGAGCTGATCCTGTTGGTGAGCTTGCAGCAACAGGCACACTAAATCAGCCATTGGAGAAGTATTTTGACGAAATGAAATCAAATATCGAGTGGAAAGTAAACAATGCCCCATACCTCAAAACAGTGTGGGTACAGTCCTACCCCTATCACAACGGGGGGTGCAATGCAGTGCAAGAACTCGCGGCTGCTATGGCGACAGCCGTTGAATATTTGCAGGGGCTAATGAATAGAGGGCTGTCCATAGAGGAAGCTTCCCAAGAAATAGCTTTCTCCTTTCCGGTAGGAAGTGATTTCTTCATGGAGCTTAGCAAGCTGAGGGCCGCAAGAATGATATGGGCAAATATCGTGGAAGCTTTTGGGGGAGATGAAAAGGCACAGAAGATGATGGTGCATGCGACAACGTCGATGTTCACAAAATCCAACCTTGATCCGTTTGTCAATATGTTACGTACGACAACTGAGGCATTCTCCGCAGCCATAGGGGGAGCAGATAGTATCAATGTGGACAGCTATCAGCAAGGTGATGACGCTTTTTCCAGAAGAATAGCACGTAATACGCATTACATTTTGAAAGAGGAAAGCTTCCTTTCTAAAGTCGTCGATCCAGCCGCTGGCTCTTATTACGTGGAAAACCTCACAAATCAGTTGGCTGAAGAAGCATGGGAGCTGTTCCAGGAGTTGGACAAGCTTGGCGGCATCGTGGAAGCCCTGCGAACGAATTTTCTACAGGACCGAATTGCCGAAGTGAAAGAAAAGCGATTAAAGGATGTTCAAAGCAGGAAAAAAGTGTTGGTCGGTACCAATATGTATGCAAATCTACAAGAAGAACTGAAATGGCAAATAATCACCGAACATGTAAATGGAAATGAACATGCTCAAGTAAAAGTACATGCAATTCAACCTTTAAGATTATCTGAAGCATTTGAAAGCTTACGTTATCAAGCTCAGGTGTATCAGGAAAAAAAGGCGACATCGCCAAAAGTTACCTTGATCAACCTTGGCTCATTAGCAACACACAAGCCTCGGACTGACTTTGCATCAGGTTTTTTCCAGGTAGGGGGCCTTCAACCTGTCGTCAGTCCAAGTTTTGAAGAAGCTAAAGCAATTGTGGAGTGGGTATCCGATCGAAACATAACTGGGTATGTATGCATTTGTGGAAGTGATGAAACTTACGAAGAGTTGTTACATGCAGCGGTTATGGCTGTCAATTCTCCTAACCGCAAAGTGTTGGTTGCTGGCTTGCCTGAAGAAGCACGTCAAAAAGAGCTGCAGGAAATAGGGATTAGTGATTTTATTCATATGCGCTCCAATTGTTATGAGCAATTAGTAAAGATACACCAAGAAATGGGGTTGACCGACAATGAAGCCTGA
- a CDS encoding P1 family peptidase, giving the protein MSHPKRIRDYGVKVGKMKTGPNNAITDVKGVTVGHVTLSDGDKQTGVTAILPHQGNTFKEKLIASSYIINGFGKSVGTIQITELGTLETPIVLTNTLSIGTAVDAVFDYMLERNPEIGRTTGTVNPIVCECNDMMLNDIRARFVTREHILEALHNTSTKVEEGSVGAGRGMLCYSLKGGIGTSSREMELQHGTYTLGVLVLTNFGSLGDLTIGGKYIGKEIEALRETVEEKDKGSIIIIVGTDLPVSERQLNRIIKRTVTGLSRTGSVITTGSGEVVIGFSTATKIPHDKTVDCITVPIIHEEDIDIAFRAIGEATEEAVLNSLITASKIRGRNGNERPALKDLLEELNIDLKK; this is encoded by the coding sequence ATGTCACACCCAAAGCGAATTAGAGATTATGGAGTGAAAGTGGGAAAGATGAAAACTGGCCCAAATAACGCCATCACGGATGTAAAGGGAGTTACTGTTGGACATGTTACACTTAGTGATGGCGATAAACAAACCGGTGTCACTGCAATTCTGCCACATCAAGGAAATACCTTCAAAGAAAAGCTGATTGCATCAAGTTATATCATTAATGGTTTTGGTAAATCAGTGGGGACCATTCAAATTACGGAGCTTGGTACATTAGAAACTCCAATCGTTCTGACTAACACGCTCAGTATTGGGACGGCAGTAGATGCAGTATTTGACTATATGCTGGAACGGAATCCAGAAATTGGGCGGACAACAGGTACCGTCAACCCGATTGTATGTGAATGTAATGACATGATGTTGAATGATATCCGAGCTAGATTCGTTACAAGGGAGCATATTCTTGAAGCACTACATAATACATCGACTAAAGTGGAAGAAGGCTCAGTAGGAGCTGGAAGAGGAATGCTTTGCTACTCTTTGAAAGGTGGGATTGGAACATCGTCGAGAGAAATGGAACTGCAGCATGGGACATATACGCTGGGGGTATTGGTGTTAACCAACTTCGGTAGTTTGGGTGACTTAACCATAGGTGGTAAGTATATAGGAAAAGAAATAGAAGCATTACGTGAAACTGTTGAGGAAAAGGACAAAGGTTCGATCATTATCATTGTCGGAACAGATCTTCCAGTATCGGAGCGACAACTAAACAGGATTATAAAAAGAACGGTCACCGGACTGTCCCGTACAGGTTCCGTCATTACCACGGGGAGTGGAGAAGTCGTGATTGGTTTTTCGACAGCTACAAAAATTCCTCATGACAAAACAGTCGATTGCATAACTGTTCCCATCATACATGAGGAAGATATTGATATCGCCTTTCGGGCAATTGGTGAGGCGACAGAAGAAGCTGTGTTAAACTCATTGATTACTGCATCAAAAATCAGAGGCAGGAATGGGAATGAAAGACCTGCTTTGAAAGATTTGTTGGAAGAACTTAATATTGATCTGAAAAAATAG